In Flavivirga abyssicola, the following are encoded in one genomic region:
- a CDS encoding peptidase associated/transthyretin-like domain-containing protein, with amino-acid sequence MSSQSIKILGKIKSKSGIENIHVINKTSQVFTITNKKGEFVINVALNDSLVFSSIQHKLKEIVISKDHISDKTILVTLDEHINELDEVIVGKVLTGNLLKDIANVEGDPPINFFDVGIPGYTGRIATQSERRLSEAGEFKPEMLLGLLGGGVPLNPILNGISGRTKMLKKRVNIETKEALMNTVKVRLSKDFFASNPLDEDLRRDFFYFCADDENFVKNCKKKTDFEILIFLRHKYKQYLKNLEINKD; translated from the coding sequence ATGTCCTCGCAATCAATTAAAATATTAGGAAAAATTAAAAGCAAATCTGGAATTGAGAATATTCATGTAATTAATAAAACATCTCAAGTTTTCACCATAACGAATAAAAAAGGTGAGTTTGTAATTAATGTTGCTTTGAATGATTCGTTGGTGTTTTCATCAATTCAACATAAATTAAAAGAAATAGTTATATCTAAAGATCATATTTCTGATAAAACAATTCTGGTGACATTAGATGAGCATATTAATGAACTTGATGAGGTTATAGTAGGTAAGGTTTTAACAGGAAATTTGCTTAAAGATATAGCTAATGTAGAAGGAGACCCGCCTATAAATTTTTTTGATGTAGGAATACCGGGTTACACAGGGAGAATAGCCACGCAAAGTGAACGCCGTTTAAGTGAAGCCGGTGAATTTAAACCAGAAATGTTACTAGGGCTATTAGGAGGAGGTGTGCCTTTAAACCCCATATTAAACGGTATTTCAGGAAGAACTAAAATGCTGAAAAAACGCGTGAATATTGAAACAAAAGAAGCACTAATGAATACTGTAAAAGTAAGGTTGTCCAAGGATTTTTTCGCTTCCAATCCGTTAGATGAAGATTTAAGAAGAGACTTTTTCTATTTCTGTGCAGACGATGAAAATTTTGTTAAAAACTGTAAAAAGAAAACCGATTTTGAGATATTAATCTTTTTAAGGCATAAGTATAAACAGTATCTGAAAAATTTAGAGATAAATAAGGACTAA
- a CDS encoding carboxypeptidase-like regulatory domain-containing protein codes for MKRALTSSVFIFLSLNLSGQSINRTKIKGVLLSATNDLEAVTIFNTSSSKGTITNEKGEFVIEVALQDVIEISALQFQTVSITVDADVVKAKQLKIQLVEQVNQLDAVVLSSGLTGNILADVSHVKTVDPIRINMGNMNGAFEYNDVKAFDNAVVGNHLKSVINPEARDYLPDVGKIFKLLFKKKLPLTQNLFKGKEEEKPEPEPKDLLEVYNHKYLSETLSIPVEDIAAFVAFVNEKGIEPKLFKSENEIHLIEFLVKQSKLFLKR; via the coding sequence TTGAAGCGAGCATTAACATCATCTGTATTTATTTTTTTATCACTTAACCTAAGCGGTCAATCCATTAACAGAACAAAAATAAAAGGCGTACTGCTTTCTGCTACTAATGATTTAGAAGCAGTTACCATCTTCAACACATCATCAAGTAAAGGCACTATTACTAATGAGAAGGGAGAATTTGTTATTGAAGTGGCATTACAAGATGTTATTGAAATTTCAGCATTGCAATTTCAAACGGTTTCTATTACAGTAGATGCTGATGTTGTTAAAGCAAAACAGTTAAAAATACAATTGGTTGAGCAAGTTAACCAATTAGATGCTGTTGTACTTTCGTCAGGTCTTACAGGAAATATATTGGCAGATGTGAGTCATGTTAAGACTGTTGACCCCATACGTATTAATATGGGGAATATGAACGGTGCTTTTGAATATAATGATGTTAAGGCATTTGATAATGCGGTTGTTGGGAATCATTTAAAGTCTGTAATCAATCCAGAAGCGCGCGATTATCTTCCTGATGTCGGGAAAATTTTTAAATTATTGTTTAAAAAAAAATTACCTCTCACACAAAACTTATTTAAAGGAAAAGAAGAAGAAAAACCAGAACCAGAACCTAAAGATTTATTGGAGGTTTACAATCATAAATATTTAAGCGAAACCTTAAGTATACCAGTGGAAGATATAGCAGCTTTCGTTGCCTTTGTAAATGAGAAAGGCATAGAACCAAAACTCTTTAAGAGTGAAAATGAAATACATCTTATTGAGTTTTTAGTAAAGCAAAGTAAATTGTTTTTAAAGCGCTAA
- a CDS encoding carboxypeptidase-like regulatory domain-containing protein → MKKAIFLFALLSTMHMTSQNAKRVKVSGKIIVESNDISGITIYNVSSNKGVITDENGEFNLRVALDDLIEVSALQYQNLSFKVNEAIIKSKRMKLFLIEEIYELEEIVVPSNTLSGNINTDIQNTNFFQPKLDALYFGIKHKEDFDFRDDYKSKTKNIANTEHLAMVNGLNIVNVVDQLLLPLFRSEVPDKKESGIPDVPVESIKYYFGSEFLVDNFNIPNHRVEEFIRFVERKGFDFSLLNYGKEMEFLELLNQKSIEFLGLNKKTP, encoded by the coding sequence ATGAAAAAAGCCATTTTCCTTTTTGCATTATTGTCTACAATGCATATGACATCTCAAAATGCTAAGCGTGTTAAGGTTAGCGGAAAGATAATTGTTGAAAGCAATGATATTTCTGGTATTACCATTTATAATGTATCATCAAATAAAGGTGTCATTACTGATGAGAATGGCGAATTTAATTTACGTGTAGCGTTAGACGATTTAATTGAGGTAAGTGCATTACAATACCAAAATCTTAGTTTTAAAGTTAATGAAGCGATTATTAAGTCTAAAAGAATGAAGCTTTTTTTAATTGAAGAAATTTATGAACTAGAGGAGATTGTAGTCCCATCAAACACACTATCAGGAAATATAAATACAGATATACAGAATACCAATTTTTTTCAGCCCAAGTTAGATGCTTTATATTTTGGAATTAAACATAAAGAGGATTTTGATTTTAGGGATGATTACAAGTCCAAAACTAAAAACATTGCAAATACAGAACACTTAGCCATGGTTAACGGACTTAATATAGTAAATGTGGTTGATCAATTATTATTGCCTTTATTTAGATCTGAGGTTCCTGATAAAAAAGAATCTGGTATTCCCGATGTTCCTGTGGAATCAATAAAGTACTATTTTGGATCTGAATTTTTAGTCGATAATTTTAATATTCCAAACCATCGAGTAGAAGAGTTTATAAGGTTTGTTGAACGTAAGGGTTTTGATTTTTCCTTGCTTAATTATGGAAAAGAAATGGAATTTCTTGAATTGTTGAACCAAAAAAGTATTGAGTTTTTAGGTTTGAATAAGAAAACACCATAA
- the pepE gene encoding dipeptidase PepE produces MKNIIIASTSTIHGSGYLDYILDDLTIFFTGIKDILFIPYARPSGISHNEYTKIVNTAFSKIDKTATGIHTYENPIEAIKKAKAIFIGGGNTFVLTNQLYKNDLISTLQTVVKNGTPYLGTSAGSNICGLTINTTNDMPIVYPPSFKALGFVPFNINPHYLDPDKSSKHMGETRETRIKEFHNFNTQPVIGIREGSWLHVKDDSIILKGDLTARVFEYDKVPYEVESGTELNQLK; encoded by the coding sequence ATGAAAAACATAATTATTGCGAGTACCTCAACAATTCATGGAAGCGGTTATCTAGACTATATTTTAGATGATTTGACTATTTTCTTTACAGGAATTAAAGATATTTTATTTATTCCTTACGCTAGACCAAGTGGTATATCTCATAATGAATATACTAAAATTGTTAATACTGCTTTTTCTAAAATCGATAAAACTGCAACAGGTATTCATACTTATGAAAACCCTATTGAAGCTATAAAAAAAGCCAAAGCTATTTTTATTGGTGGTGGTAATACGTTTGTTTTAACTAACCAACTTTATAAAAATGATTTAATAAGCACTTTACAGACCGTTGTAAAAAACGGAACGCCTTACTTAGGGACAAGTGCTGGTAGTAATATTTGTGGTTTAACTATCAATACAACTAACGATATGCCTATAGTGTACCCGCCCAGTTTTAAAGCTTTAGGGTTTGTTCCTTTTAATATAAACCCTCATTATTTGGATCCCGATAAAAGCAGCAAGCATATGGGAGAAACTAGAGAAACCAGAATAAAAGAGTTTCATAATTTTAATACCCAACCTGTTATCGGTATACGGGAAGGTAGCTGGTTGCATGTAAAAGACGATTCTATTATTTTGAAAGGAGATTTAACTGCACGTGTTTTTGAATATGACAAGGTGCCATATGAGGTAGAATCTGGAACAGAATTAAACCAATTAAAATAA
- a CDS encoding GNAT family N-acetyltransferase: MSYTFKIIEKERINDVIPLVQKLNEDKIPYAILEQRFSEMITQNYECAVIYDDDKLIGVTGLWFCTRHYSGKSVEPDHVYIDDAYRGQGIGKQFFQWIYNYVLEKGYESVELNTYVSNYASHKFYYNEGFSILGYHFLKKL, encoded by the coding sequence ATGTCCTATACGTTTAAAATTATAGAAAAAGAAAGGATAAATGATGTTATTCCTTTAGTACAAAAATTAAATGAAGATAAAATTCCTTATGCCATTTTAGAACAGCGTTTTTCTGAGATGATTACTCAAAATTATGAATGTGCAGTAATATATGATGATGATAAATTAATAGGGGTTACAGGTTTGTGGTTTTGCACGCGACATTATTCCGGAAAGAGTGTAGAACCTGATCATGTTTATATAGATGATGCTTATAGGGGACAAGGTATAGGTAAGCAGTTTTTTCAATGGATATATAATTATGTTTTAGAAAAAGGTTATGAATCTGTAGAATTAAACACGTATGTAAGCAATTATGCTTCTCATAAGTTTTATTATAATGAGGGCTTTAGCATTTTGGGATATCATTTTTTAAAAAAGTTATAA
- a CDS encoding M48 family metalloprotease — translation MRGKNLKFRLLIGAAIALFFVFKRCSQQEVNPYTGRTQTISMTPDKEIAIGLQSAPQMAQQHGGLHSNNQYQALVDNVGNKLVNNSIAKDTPYQYEFHLLADPNTINAFALPGGQIFITYALFSKLENEDQLAGVLGHEIGHVLGRHSAERIAESEYWQGLTTAGSVGADMGGLISGIGQNTLLTNGRDDELESDDLGVLFMLKAGYNPEEMIGVMEILKAAAGPNRVPEFQSTHPDPDNRIEKIQDAIEKYKNQ, via the coding sequence ATGAGAGGAAAAAATCTTAAATTCCGTTTATTAATAGGTGCCGCCATTGCATTATTCTTTGTTTTTAAAAGATGTAGTCAGCAAGAAGTGAATCCGTACACAGGAAGAACACAAACCATATCTATGACCCCAGATAAAGAAATTGCTATTGGGCTACAAAGTGCTCCTCAAATGGCACAACAACACGGTGGTTTACATTCAAATAATCAATATCAAGCTTTAGTAGATAATGTTGGAAATAAATTAGTCAACAATAGTATCGCTAAAGACACACCATACCAATACGAATTTCATTTACTGGCAGACCCTAACACAATTAATGCCTTTGCACTACCTGGTGGCCAAATATTTATAACGTATGCACTGTTTTCAAAATTAGAGAATGAAGATCAACTAGCAGGGGTTTTAGGTCACGAAATCGGACATGTTTTAGGTCGTCATAGTGCAGAAAGAATTGCTGAAAGCGAATACTGGCAAGGCTTAACAACAGCTGGTTCTGTTGGTGCGGACATGGGTGGACTTATAAGCGGCATTGGTCAAAACACATTACTTACTAATGGTAGAGATGATGAATTAGAAAGCGATGACCTTGGAGTGCTTTTTATGCTTAAAGCGGGTTATAACCCAGAAGAAATGATTGGTGTTATGGAAATTTTAAAAGCTGCTGCTGGTCCTAATCGAGTACCTGAATTTCAAAGTACACATCCGGACCCAGATAACAGAATTGAAAAAATTCAAGACGCTATAGAAAAATACAAAAATCAATAA
- a CDS encoding ankyrin repeat domain-containing protein, translated as MKKSVIITAIALCFSIVTVNAKTITENTNTTNVEFVFKVNSFCVSIAKGDLETVQKLIERGADVNEMSNGMTPVMYAAKFNRTDILKLLIAKGANLKAKSAKKMTALKYAQLHGANDAAAIIKEAIAKSKSKRKK; from the coding sequence ATGAAAAAATCAGTCATTATCACCGCCATTGCATTATGTTTCTCTATTGTAACTGTTAATGCTAAAACTATTACAGAAAACACTAACACTACAAATGTAGAATTTGTGTTTAAAGTGAACTCATTTTGTGTTTCAATCGCTAAAGGAGATTTAGAAACAGTACAAAAACTTATTGAAAGAGGAGCAGATGTAAATGAAATGTCTAATGGAATGACCCCAGTTATGTATGCTGCAAAATTTAACCGAACTGATATTTTAAAACTTTTAATTGCTAAAGGAGCTAATTTAAAGGCAAAATCTGCTAAAAAAATGACAGCATTAAAATATGCTCAATTGCATGGAGCAAACGATGCAGCTGCCATTATAAAAGAGGCAATAGCAAAATCAAAATCTAAAAGGAAAAAATAA